The window tctcaaggaaaactGATTATTAGACCATCAGTATTTAAAGTTGGAGTTGAATCTCCtgcatttttggaacgtatacatggtgatatatgtgggcccatacACCCTCAATGTGGACCATTcagatattatatggttttgataGATTCATCTACAAGACggtcacatgtgtgcttgttATCAACCCGCAATTTGGCCTTTGCGAGGTTACTAGCTCAATTAATAAGattaagagcacaatttccagattatgcaattaagacacttCATCTTGATAACGCTGGTGAATTTATGTCCCAaacctttaatgattattgcataTCAActtggataacaattgagcatctagttgctcatgttcatactcaaaatggtctagcgaaatcattgatcaaacgcctccaattaattgctagaccaatgcttatgaagACAAAACTTTCCATTTCGGCATGGGGCcatgctattttgcatgcagcaGCTCTTGTGTGAATCAtacccacaagttatcataaagtctccccaataCAATTgacttttggtcaggagccaagtATTTTCCATCTTAGAATATTTGGATGTGcagtatatgttccaattgctccatcacaacgcacaaagatgggacccaaaagaagattggggatatatgttgggtttaaatctccttctattataaaatatttggaacctataactggagatttatttacggcaagatttgcTGATTGttattttgatgaatcagtatacccaatattagggggagaaaataagcagccgCAAAAGGAGATAGATTGGAATGtatagatcctcgaacaaatcaatgtgaacacgaggttcaaaagataatttatttgcaaaatattgcaaatcaactacctgatgcattcactaacctaccaagggtgactaagtcacatattccagctgctaatgctcctaTTCGAATTGATGTCCTAGTTGGAGAATATATAAATGCAAATGCGTCTAAGCcacgcttgaaacgtggtagaccaattggttccaaagataaaattCCTCGAAAGCGAAAATGAGCAAATAATCTAGGAGATCATAATATGGAGGTAATTGCTCAAAAAGAGCCCTATgacataacaaatgataagacctcagAGGAGGTCCAGGTACttgaaaataataagaatgaagagatctcaataagttatgtctctacGGCAAAAAGgtggaatcgaaataatattattgtcgacaacatttttgcttataatgttgttgttgaaataatgcaacaagatgaggatcttgaatcAAGATCTAtcgatgaatgtagacagagaaatgattgaaAAAAATGGAAATACGCTATCCAGGCAGAATTAGCGTCTCTTGAAAAATGTGAAATATTCGGATGTATAGTCCGAACACTTGAAGGAATAAAGCCAGTGGGAtacaaatgggtttttgtgcgaaaacgaaatgataaaaatgaagtcgttagatataaagcacgacttgtggcacaaggattTTCGCAAAGAactggcattgattatatggagacatattctcctgtggtggatgcaATCACTTTCAGGTATCTTATAAATTTGGAAgtccatgaaaaacttgatatgcgtctaATGGATGTTGTCACGGCCTATTTGTATGGCACATTAGACGacgaaatttatatgaaaatcctcgAAGGGCTCAAAGTTcctgaaactaataaaattttTCGTTAAACTTGTttaataaagcttcaaaaatccttacatggattgaaacaatcagggcgaaTGTAGTATAATCACCTGAGTGAGTATTTGCTGAAAGAATGGtataagaatgatccaatttgtcttTGTGTATTTATAAGAAGGtatggatctgaatttgttataattgatatgtatgttgatgatctaaatatcattggaactcctagggaaCTTTCAAAAgtagtagactgtttgaagaaagagtttgaaatgaaagatcttggaaagacaaaattttgtcttggtctacaaattgagcatatgaaagatgaaatttttgtccatcaatcaacttaTACCGAAAAGATCCTAACGcgtttttatatggataaagcacatccattgagtaccccgatggttgtgagatcacttgatataaataaagatccatttcgacctCACGAAAATGATGGAGAGCTTTTTGGTAATGAAactccatatcttagtgcaattggggcactaatgtatcttgcaaaTAATACTCGACCAGATATAACTTTTGCAGTAAGTTTATTAGCAAGATTTAGTTCCTTTCCAACAACAAGACATTGTAATGGTGTTAAGCATATTTTTAGATACCTCCGAGGGACTATTGATATGggatttattttattcttatgaaTCCGATTCGCAGTTGATTGGTTATGGAGATGCAggttatttgtctgatccacataaaacccgatctcaaacaggctatctATTTACTTGGGGGGCTACAACTATTTCATGGCGTTCAACAAAACAAACTTTAGCTGCTACATCTTCCAATCATGTAGAGATAATATCTATTCATGAAGCTAGTTGAGAATGtatatggttgagatcagtgactCAACATATTCAACAATTGTGTGGTCTTTCTTTAAAAACGAAGATTCCAAcgatattgtatgaagacaatgctgcttGCATAGCTCAACttaaaggaggatatatcaaaggagacagaacaaagtacatttcaccaaagttgtttttcacacacgatcttcagcaaaatggtgagatagatgttcaacaaatccgttcaaaTAACAAtctagcagatttattcactaaggcATTGCCAATATCAACATTCACTAAGACATgagattggaatgcgtcgtctcTGAGATATCAAATAAAgctttcatcagggggagtataatacgcgttgtactctttttcccttaaccaaggttttgtcccaattgggttttcctggtaaggtttttaatgaggcaacactaaatgcgtattacaagatatgtgtactctttttccttcactaggctTTTTcaaatgaacatccaagggggagtgttatgaaataaaGTGAATGTATATGAATGTATATGAATGTTCATTTAATCCATCCATACATATTATTTAATGTACTACTTAGATAGATGTACTTATTAATTCTTAAGATGTATCTGGTGAACTTTAGGTGTTATCTTGTATACTATAAATAGGACATTCTTTGTCCATGGAAGTACACACAAGAAACACACTATAAGATAATTTCTACATTCTCCTCCTATATATCTTGTCTCCATTACTATATTGTTCTATTTTGCTCTCATTTTTTAACATGCATGATGTTAACTAAGTAAGAAAGAGCAGACATAATTAGAACATCTAGTCAGATAATAAAAAGCATTCCACTAGATCTCATCTGGACTGTTCCTGTTTTCAAGGTAGAAAAGAATAACCTAAACATCCTGCCTAACCAAACTTTGTCAGTAAAACAGCCTACAACACAACCTCGTAATACCAAGCAAAAAACATTGGCACTTCTGAATCAAAAGCTGATGGATTATCTTCACTACAAAATCCGTGGGTAAGCAACCGCAGCTTATCGATTAATAGAGCTAGCTCCACGCTCGAGCCTTTGAATAGAACAAGACATTTGAATCCTAGCACACTAGCCTTAGCTAGACTCCTGCTTCAAGTGCAGATTTGAATTTCTTAGTTGAAGGAGTGAGATTAGGCCTAAGGGAATAATCGATCCTGGGCTTCCTTTTGTCTCACCATTGGCTTCAAAAGGATGAGGCAATAGACAAAACAAGTAATGAAGGCATCACCAATATGACTCCAAGTGGATTTTGCAAAGATGACTTAGAACAAATTCGTCCAGAAATGTACAAAAACAGATCAAGTGACTGGATGAATTTCATTGTTTAACATCTAATGCAGTAGAAATCCACTCTGAAGCAGCTGCATGAACATCTGCTTCCACATGCATCACAAGAGAGATTGGAGTGACCGCTATCTGTTAAGCACATTAACATCAACTGATCAAGGCATATAAAGACATACAGCAAATGGCGAGAGATTGTCTAAACTGTAACATTACATATGATCACAAGGGCAGAGAACAAGCTAAGAAACTCCAAAGCTCCCTCCAAGCACCATGTGGGAAAAGACAATTACATCAAGGATAGGAGTAATAAACTTACAAAGCCATTTTCAAGAGCTCTATAATCTAAATCTTCGTCCTCTTCTTCCCGCTTCTTTTCAAGTAACTGCAATGCAAATATTCAATAAAGTCATTCACTTAACATTAGAATtaggggtggcaagtgggccgcgGTCCCGGACCGGTCCCGGTCCTTAAATAAACGGGCTTAGCGGTCTCGTGGGTCGCGGTCCCGGGCCGACCCTGGTCCTTAAATAAACGGGCTTAGCGGTCCCGGACTAAATGGGTCGGGCCCGCgtgctaagtgggcccaacggcTAAGTTgtgatttctttaaaaaaaaattaaatagaaattagagacaaaaagatgttaaaaaaatatctaaggcaatgccttgtaaatttattatagaattgtgacctaattttttaattcaaatttaaagacaaaaatattgtaaaaagatattcaaagcaatgccttgtaattttattataacaATAAAAAACATGataatatctttcttagtctttctccccctatggaatgagcacaacaatagtattataattattagaatagagagcattcattaattcatggtctaaatgttcaccgggtgcaatattatggcaaaattaagtctcggtaaattgtaataaactattatcggtaTCAAGAATACCAGGTGTAGGACGGGTATGGGGTTTAGTTCGGGGAGTCGGGGGCAGGGGAGGAGGAACAACAGTACCACTAGATTCACCAgtcttggatttttccttattcttatttttaccaaaaatatttcttaaggAAGGCATTTTAATTAATCAAGTAAtagcaaataaataaaacaaacaaaactataatattaagacttaagagttggaacgagtttaccgaattgacgaacaacttgttaaaaattgattatcgttgaagacttcaattcaccaacttcacaaatttttcacaaattgtaacaacctcaatattttttgactattttttggAATAAAGTAAGCAATGGTAGAAGTATAGAAGAacattagagagagattgtgatagattgatattgattttgtaagaaaatgaaagaatgaggaggtatttatagttgaaaataggaaaaaaagtgtaattataaaaagtttggggttaaatgactattttttaaatcCCAACAGCTTTTTTTAAAATAGCCAAGCGGCtagtgtttttttaaaaaaaatatccgTTTGGTCCGCCAAGGTCCCGGCTCCttggcgggccaaacgggcccggTCCTGACGGTTCATAAGCAAAAATCGGCCCACGGGACCGGCCCAAGCCCATCTCTAGCAGTCCTACCGGTCCCGGCACACTTAGTCCGTGGGCCGGGCCCGGCCTGACCCACTTGACACCCTTAATTAGGGCCCGGGACCGACCACTTGACACCCTTAATTAGAACCAACTGGTATCACGTAAAAGATTTCGAGATGAGAAAGACCAGTAGAAGGAAACATGTGACGCTTGGCTGTGAGAACCACAACTTTGCAACATCTGAGGACATAAATATGACCGCCCAAATAGAAGAACAAGCATGCTATTTCGTCGCAGAGACAGTTCAATAAGCATACATCTGAGAGCATCAAAATCACTTAAACACATTCTGATACATAAGATCCCTCTCTTTTCCAATGACAGAGATTGATAAAGTTGAAAATTgcattttcattaaaaaaaagcCAACCTGAAGATTCCTCTATTAGTTATCCAAGACAGCCAACTTGATATCATATTTCCACAGAgatggaaaatatttccttaccTCCAATCTGAAATACTTGATTTTCCGGTTGGGATCAGATTTCCCTGCTACACCAACAGATTGAACCTCCTCTATATTCTTTTTCTGAGTGGCTAACCGACGGGCGGCACCCTGAGAACAATGATAAGGTAGAGGTCTGACTGGCTAAGAGTATATACACTGCAAAACTTGACTGAGACAACTAAAACCAGCAGGGGCTGCATAGTGTTCCAAAAGCATATCACGAATAACTGTATTTAGACTGTTGTGTTATTGCAATATTATGCAATCGGGTTGTCGCTAACTTAAAGGCAATATCATACACTTGCTTTTAGCATCATAAATCATCGAGGTCACTACATGCCAGTAAAGGACCAGTTAAGCAAAATACTATGACATCTACTCACTGCTGCAGAAGCATCTCGGCCTAGTTGCGCGAGCTGTATTCCAAGGCTTTGCTGATTGGGAAGAAAACGTCCGGCAGCTGGATTCCTGTTTGCTGAAGTAGCTTGCCAGCAAAGCTTAGGGCTCCAGTGACTTTGCTTGGTCAATTTAAACCCCTGTCACGTAAAGGGACAAAAATAATCTCTGTGTATCCACATATATGAAGAGATACAACATGCTAATACAAACACAACTCTAAGCCCTGATATCGGAACGTGGtgacaaaaggaaagaagacGAAACTTGCTTTTGCACCCCAACACGAATAGACTCACACAAACATCCTTCAGAATGTTTGAGAAATAGCAGTTTCAAATGGATGAACGTTTTTTTAACTGGTCTGAGCAATGAACCACAAGTCCatattctttattatttttcatttggAAGAAGCGACCCAAGGGTGACAATAAAACAGACCTTGTTTGTCAGAGGAGATTTTGGAACTTCCACATGCAGCAAGCAACATTTGAGAAAAGCTCCCTTCTCTATATCTCTAATGGCTGCATTTATCAACGGTAAACAAGCACTTACAGCATCCTTGAAATCACTTTCTTGACTTTCATCATTCTTCCTAAAGTAGATTATGGGTATGCACCGTTAAGACCATCAAGAGTAATCAAAATTTCAGGAGTATACCAT is drawn from Nicotiana tabacum cultivar K326 chromosome 22, ASM71507v2, whole genome shotgun sequence and contains these coding sequences:
- the LOC107825669 gene encoding uncharacterized protein LOC107825669, encoding MRPSGAKNNFLQPGLVTNLQEVLSSRKGGAQNQPNNEDSTESTSSSSVGEVDNTKPVVLVTNGDGIESPGLTYLVDALVRQGLCNVHVCAPQSDKSTAGHSFTLKETIAVTSAEIHGAIAYEVSGTPVDCVSLALSGALFSWSKPMLVISGINKGSSCGHHMFYSGVVAGARESLFSGVPSLSISLDWKNDESQESDFKDAVSACLPLINAAIRDIEKGAFLKCCLLHVEVPKSPLTNKGFKLTKQSHWSPKLCWQATSANRNPAAGRFLPNQQSLGIQLAQLGRDASAAGAARRLATQKKNIEEVQSVGVAGKSDPNRKIKYFRLELLEKKREEEDEDLDYRALENGFIAVTPISLVMHVEADVHAAASEWISTALDVKQ